One Paenibacillus riograndensis SBR5 DNA segment encodes these proteins:
- a CDS encoding phosphopantetheine-binding protein yields MITKNEIEAQLVQIYLKQMQAVAAGDATGDAVVQTNGIDFSREQISLQEAGINSLGFIRLVVEIENTFQIQFEDDMLDIQLFHSLQDLVAYIEREVNKAS; encoded by the coding sequence GTGATAACCAAAAATGAAATTGAAGCCCAATTGGTGCAAATTTATCTCAAACAGATGCAAGCGGTGGCAGCCGGTGATGCAACTGGCGATGCAGTTGTGCAGACTAACGGAATTGATTTTTCCAGGGAGCAAATCAGCCTGCAGGAGGCAGGAATTAACTCACTGGGGTTCATCCGGTTAGTGGTTGAGATCGAAAATACGTTTCAAATTCAATTTGAGGATGACATGCTGGACATTCAATTATTCCATTCACTGCAAGATCTGGTTGCTTATATTGAGCGGGAAGTGAATAAAGCGTCGTAA
- a CDS encoding thioesterase II family protein, with translation MGTSNGSLDGMKLFCLPYAGGSATVFTKWKRELDSRIELIPVELAGRGRRFVEPFYPSLHDGVMDISTAIMDQIGDKGYSLFGHSMGTLYICELMKQIQANGWEKPRHLFLSGMHPPHIQDKKKIHHLPDDEFWQEVIRLGGTPKQVSENKELMEIFTPVLRSDYKNVESYITEAPQEKWDMDITVLVGDEDEITSMGDIRQWNEYTTQSCSIVTFQGGHFFINEEEKKVIDLINRTLIA, from the coding sequence GTGGGCACGAGCAACGGTTCTTTGGATGGGATGAAGTTGTTTTGTTTGCCGTACGCAGGTGGTTCTGCTACCGTATTTACAAAGTGGAAACGAGAGCTGGACTCAAGAATTGAACTGATTCCCGTAGAGCTGGCCGGGAGGGGAAGAAGGTTTGTAGAACCATTTTATCCTTCGCTGCATGACGGGGTGATGGATATCTCGACTGCGATTATGGATCAAATAGGCGACAAAGGCTACTCCTTATTTGGACACAGCATGGGGACGTTATATATATGTGAACTGATGAAACAAATTCAGGCCAACGGCTGGGAAAAACCGCGGCATCTTTTTCTGTCCGGCATGCACCCGCCCCATATTCAAGATAAGAAGAAGATACATCATTTGCCGGATGATGAATTCTGGCAGGAAGTCATCAGGCTTGGCGGAACTCCGAAGCAGGTTTCGGAGAACAAAGAACTGATGGAAATTTTCACACCAGTCCTAAGGTCTGACTACAAGAATGTAGAGAGCTATATCACTGAAGCCCCCCAAGAGAAATGGGATATGGATATTACCGTTCTTGTCGGTGATGAGGATGAGATCACAAGCATGGGTGATATCCGGCAGTGGAATGAGTACACGACCCAATCCTGCTCGATCGTTACGTTTCAGGGCGGGCACTTCTTCATCAACGAGGAAGAGAAGAAGGTCATCGACCTCATTAACAGAACACTAATTGCATAG